The Megachile rotundata isolate GNS110a chromosome 11, iyMegRotu1, whole genome shotgun sequence genome includes a region encoding these proteins:
- the NFAT gene encoding nuclear factor of activated T cells 3 isoform X9 encodes MSHIDTAWNGAGEEDSKRRKMDIKLESEDANFAFPEVAHSASSDGKTTNRNSSNGIAVLATISGNRTGNGNSGRVVEVSRSRPGLGVLTKRSSATHQGPVTLTSQLCSASADGKVQLQIICQPEQQHRARYQTEGSRGAVKDRTGNGFPIVRLVGYDKPTTLQVFIGTDLGRVAPHMFYQACRVSGKNSTPCIERKIDGTIVIEVDMDPTKDMMVTCDCVGILKERNVDVEHRFPQEAGVLQGRSKKKSTRCRMVFRTTIAHPDGSTETLQVCSQPIVCTQPPGIPEICKKSLTSCPCTGGLELFILGKNFLKDTRVVFQLDNDDLSSSLEPHWECAVLPDKEFLQQTHLVCVVPAYRRQDLAPSETVSVKLYAVSSGKTSEPHTFLYTAASAPPEPSVGKIEPITPPLANTNGDTALATSPAAAVSLTTGVSSNTLITQAAAGTPNFLTTIQPQQSASQTTEALKSDPSPPPVTASSQVTPVLMWAAQSPNCQNSPPDVMMPPPAMVANPLLNRRSSSNLQLILPDNLKTEVLDENSENSMISENSMQSIPTPTANGSTGTSPLQQLVNENSRDTPQTNMIRSVPVAANSSPVQEAVNLLGVVDLMRNQHPLSMVSTHQNTFGGMHDSSQVKVLSPHHINKDTNSMLPTEGSPNGTLQGGGVVDLRMKHHQSEFGTLSNFTGPPNGQLPAQSGHSVEKYLNHIESNVKEAESQENGFVGAIQQRASIIATGRQPQQAQASNILAAPTQGVKLDTLVNSGTESHQLVSPLRTVNPNSSAMMSHVSAVTDHETITSPQQSRNSPPIPVKTMLLEALMPPQSVQPLTGSSGTTVSSPASVVQEPTNGDSLLTTINAALLPSMQEPVVTTNGTSNPSVTVPNHNQMQVTDETMSTAAEHIPQIQGLIQQEVVAMQQAQQVEQVVAQAQQQVEQVVAQAQQQAVQAVQQAQQQVVQHVVQHAQVVQQAVQQVQAVQQVQAVPAVQQAVQQATQEVVQQAVQQATQEVVQQVQAVQQAVQQAQAAQAMQQAVQQDIGSMLNQPAGFVAEASSALASGAAQEPSQQRLTTAAEQAINNVITNATQDIINNRPITTTTAHAIIATKNILNSVATQSAQLMNSAMEGILPKSPPGQNNIVEQVASKSPPVALPVTPNRQNVNPPITNTANSSTGTTVRKQEDGMLPQELTSMSEHDLLSYINPSCFDPQNGFLM; translated from the exons GCTTGGAACGGCGCCGGCGAGGAAGACTCCAAGAGAAGAAAAATGGACATCAAGCTCGAGTCCGAGGATGCGAATTTCGCCTTCCCCGAAGTAGCACATTCGGCGAGTTCCGACGGTAAAACGACCAACAGAAATAGCTCGAATGGAATCGCCGTGTTGGCCACTATCTCCGGAAACAGGACAGGGAACGGAAACTCCGGAAGGGTCGTTGAAGTATCCAGATCTCGTCCGGGATTGGGCGTTCTCACGAAGAGGTCGTCGGCTACTCATCAAGGACCTGTCACCCTCACCTCTCAACTGT gTAGTGCTTCCGCAGATGGAAAGGTGCAATTGCAGATAATCTGTCAGCCCGAGCAGCAGCATCGGGCTCGTTACCAAACCGAAGGCTCTCGAGGAGCAGTGAAAGATCGAACCGGGAACGGGTTTCCCATCGTTCGTCTGGTCGGTTATGACAAACCGACCACTCTTCAAGTTTTCATCGGTACAGATCTGGGTCGTGTCGCACCTCACATGTTCTATCAAGCTTGTCGAGTAAGCGGTAAAAACTCGACGCCATGCATCGAGCGTAAAATCGACGGTACCATCGTGATCGAGGTGGACATGGATCCGACGAAGGATATGATGGTCACTTGCGATTGCGTCGGTATCTTGAAGGAACGTAACGTGGACGTAGAGCACAGATTTCCACAGGAAGCCGGTGTGCTACAGGGTCGCAGTAAAAAAAAGTCGACCCGTTGTCGCATGGTTTTCCGCACGACCATCGCTCATCCCGATGGCAGTACGGAGACTTTGCAAGTCTGTTCTCAACCAATAGTTTGTA CTCAACCACCTGGTATACCGGAGATCTGTAAAAAGTCGCTCACCTCCTGTCCGTGCACCGGTGGATTAGAACTGTTCATACTTGGAAAGAACTTTCTGAAGGATACTCGTGTAGTGTTTCAATTAGACAATGACGATCTGTCGAGTAGTTTAGAACCGCACTGGGAGTGCGCCGTTTTGCCCGACAAGGAATTCTTGCAGCAAACGCATCTGGTATGCGTGGTGCCTGCATACAGGCGACAAGATCTTGCGCCTTCGGAAACGGTCAGCGTTAAACTGTACGCCGTGTCGTCCGGCAAAACTAGCGAGCCTCACACGTTTCTTTACACCGCCGCTTCTGCACCGCCAGAGCCGTCGGTGGGCAAGATAGAACCCATCACGCCGCCATTGGCCAACACAAACGGTGATACCGCGCTGGCAACGTCCCCTGCAGCAGCCGTATCTCTCACCACGGGTGTATCGTCGAACA CTCTGATCACGCAAGCAGCCGCGGGAACGCCGAACTTCTTGACAACGATACAGCCACAACAATCAGCCTCCCAAACGACGGAGGCTCTGAAGAGCGACCCCAGTCCTCCGCCAGTTACGGCATCGTCTCAGGTGACACCAGTTCTGATGTGGGCTGCTCAAAgtccaaattgccaaaattcgCCGCCTGACGTGATGATGCCGCCTCCAGCCATGGTAGCGAATCCCCTTCTAAACCGCAGGTCGTCTTCGAATCTTCAATTAATCCTGCCCGATAATTTGAAGACCGAGGTACTAGATGAGAACAGCGAAAACAGTATGATTAGCGAGAACAGTATGCAGAGTATACCTACACCTACTGCGAACGGCTCGACGGGTACGAGCCCGTTGCAGCAGCTCGTTAACGAAAACTCCAGAGACACGCCTCAAACGAACATGATCAGATCGGTGCCGGTTGCGGCAAACAGTTCACCCGTACAGGAGGCAGTAAATCTGCTCGGCGTAGTCGATTTGATGCGGAATCAACACCCATTATCGATGGTGTCCACGCACCAGAACACCTTCGGAGGTATGCACGACTCGTCTCAAGTCAAAGTTCTAAGTCCTCATCATATCAACAAAGACACTAATTCGATGTTGCCGACAGAAGGCAGCCCTAACGGAACTCTTCAGGGTGGCGGTGTCGTAGATCTCCGCATGAAACACCACCAGTCGGAATTCGGCACTCTATCGAATTTCACCGGTCCACCGAATGGACAGTTACCTGCACAGAGTGGACATAGCGTAGAAAAATACCTGAACCACATCGAGTCCAACGTGAAAGAGGCTGAAAGCCAGGAGAATGGTTTCGTGGGTGCCATACAGCAACGAGCTTCCATAATCGCTACGGGACGACAACCTCAACAAGCACAAGCTTCCAACATTTTAGCGGCTCCCACTCAAGGTGTGAAGCTGGATACCCTCGTTAATTCAGGGACGGAATCTCATCAGTTGGTGTCACCGCTTCGCACCGTCAACCCCAACAGTAGCGCCATGATGAGTCATGTGTCCGCGGTAACCGACCACGAGACGATCACGAGTCCCCAACAGAGCAGAAATAGCCCGCCGATTCCCGTGAAAACGATGCTCCTCGAAGCGTTGATGCCTCCTCAAAGCGTTCAACCTTTGACAGGGAGTAGCGGCACCACCGTGTCCTCTCCGGCTTCTGTTGTCCAAGAGCCGACCAACGGCGACAGCTTACTCACGACTATTAACGCTGCTCTATTGCCCTCAATGCAGGAGCCAGTCGTGACTACGAACGGTACGTCGAATCCTAGTGTTACTGTACCGAACCATAATCAGATGCAAGTTACGGACGAGACTATGTCGACAGCAGCGGAGCATATTCCGCAAATTCAGGGTCTTATTCAGCAAGAAGTTGTAGCGATGCAGCAGGCGCAGCAAGTGGAGCAAGTGGTGGCGCAGGCACAGCAGCAAGTCGAACAGGTTGTCGCTCAGGCGCAACAGCAGGCTGTCCAGGCCGTGCAGCAGGCGCAGCAACAGGTTGTCCAGCACGTAGTGCAGCACGCGCAAGTTGTCCAGCAGGCTGTACAGCAAGTGCAAGCGGTGCAGCAGGTTCAGGCTGTGCCAGCCGTTCAGCAAGCGGTGCAACAGGCTACGCAGGAAGTGGTCCAGCAGGCAGTGCAGCAGGCGACCCAAGAAGTGGTGCAGCAGGTGCAAGCGGTGCAGCAAGCGGTGCAACAAGCGCAGGCAGCTCAGGCGATGCAACAAGCGGTGCAGCAAGATATAGGGTCCATGTTGAATCAACCGGCGGGTTTCGTAGCCGAAGCCAGCTCCGCCCTCGCAAGCGGAGCGGCGCAGGAACCGTCGCAACAGAGATTGACTACTGCTGCGGAGCAGGCGATTAATAACGTAATCACTAACGCTACTCAGGACATCATTAACAATCGACCAATCACCACGACAACCGCCCATGCCATCATCGCAACGAAAAATATATTGAACAGTGTAGCTACTCAGAGCGCGCAGCTTATGAACAGCGCTATGGAGGGCATCCTACCGAAATCTCCGCCGGGTCAGAATAATATCGTCGAACAAGTCGCGAGCAAGTCACCGCCCGTTGCCTTACCCGTCACGCCCAACAGGCAAAACGTGAACCCACCCATTACTAATACGGCTAACAGTTCTACCGGAACGACGGTCAGAAAACAAGAAGATGGGATGTTGCCCCAAGAGCTTACATCGATGTCAGAACATGATCTGTTGAGCTACATAAATCCAAGCTGTTTCGATCCTCAGAATGGATTTCTTATGTAG
- the NFAT gene encoding nuclear factor of activated T cells 3 isoform X1 codes for MFNEPNETADRSSSSTLTREICGSRWRQCNPLRIYVLVLDRTRFAITEDSWMLFSLLGNNAGERSSAVTGSVQRSTVASSNRAHSASRRINHQRQQQQQPPQQQQQQQQQQPQQPAQQQSQSQQPRIPVGSLRNPDEHGSRASSAQDVCDNSNDSGLGFEDRQQHLTNATAWNGAGEEDSKRRKMDIKLESEDANFAFPEVAHSASSDGKTTNRNSSNGIAVLATISGNRTGNGNSGRVVEVSRSRPGLGVLTKRSSATHQGPVTLTSQLCSASADGKVQLQIICQPEQQHRARYQTEGSRGAVKDRTGNGFPIVRLVGYDKPTTLQVFIGTDLGRVAPHMFYQACRVSGKNSTPCIERKIDGTIVIEVDMDPTKDMMVTCDCVGILKERNVDVEHRFPQEAGVLQGRSKKKSTRCRMVFRTTIAHPDGSTETLQVCSQPIVCTQPPGIPEICKKSLTSCPCTGGLELFILGKNFLKDTRVVFQLDNDDLSSSLEPHWECAVLPDKEFLQQTHLVCVVPAYRRQDLAPSETVSVKLYAVSSGKTSEPHTFLYTAASAPPEPSVGKIEPITPPLANTNGDTALATSPAAAVSLTTGVSSNTLITQAAAGTPNFLTTIQPQQSASQTTEALKSDPSPPPVTASSQVTPVLMWAAQSPNCQNSPPDVMMPPPAMVANPLLNRRSSSNLQLILPDNLKTEVLDENSENSMISENSMQSIPTPTANGSTGTSPLQQLVNENSRDTPQTNMIRSVPVAANSSPVQEAVNLLGVVDLMRNQHPLSMVSTHQNTFGGMHDSSQVKVLSPHHINKDTNSMLPTEGSPNGTLQGGGVVDLRMKHHQSEFGTLSNFTGPPNGQLPAQSGHSVEKYLNHIESNVKEAESQENGFVGAIQQRASIIATGRQPQQAQASNILAAPTQGVKLDTLVNSGTESHQLVSPLRTVNPNSSAMMSHVSAVTDHETITSPQQSRNSPPIPVKTMLLEALMPPQSVQPLTGSSGTTVSSPASVVQEPTNGDSLLTTINAALLPSMQEPVVTTNGTSNPSVTVPNHNQMQVTDETMSTAAEHIPQIQGLIQQEVVAMQQAQQVEQVVAQAQQQVEQVVAQAQQQAVQAVQQAQQQVVQHVVQHAQVVQQAVQQVQAVQQVQAVPAVQQAVQQATQEVVQQAVQQATQEVVQQVQAVQQAVQQAQAAQAMQQAVQQDIGSMLNQPAGFVAEASSALASGAAQEPSQQRLTTAAEQAINNVITNATQDIINNRPITTTTAHAIIATKNILNSVATQSAQLMNSAMEGILPKSPPGQNNIVEQVASKSPPVALPVTPNRQNVNPPITNTANSSTGTTVRKQEDGMLPQELTSMSEHDLLSYINPSCFDPQNGFLM; via the exons GTAACAATGCTGGAGAAAGATCGTCCGCGGTAACAGGTTCGGTTCAAAGGAGCACCGTCGCGTCAAGTAACCGCGCGCATTCCGCCTCTAGGAGGATCAACCATCAAcgtcagcaacagcaacaaccaccgcaacagcaacagcaacagcaacagcaacagccacAGCAACCAGCACAACAACAGTCGCAATCACAGCAGCCTAGAATACCAGTGGGATCCTTAAGGAACCCGGATGAACACGGATCGAGAGCCAGCTCGGCACAGGACGTTTGCGATAACTCGAACGATTCTGGGCTCGGCTTTGAGGATCGTCAGCAACACCTCACGAACGCAACC GCTTGGAACGGCGCCGGCGAGGAAGACTCCAAGAGAAGAAAAATGGACATCAAGCTCGAGTCCGAGGATGCGAATTTCGCCTTCCCCGAAGTAGCACATTCGGCGAGTTCCGACGGTAAAACGACCAACAGAAATAGCTCGAATGGAATCGCCGTGTTGGCCACTATCTCCGGAAACAGGACAGGGAACGGAAACTCCGGAAGGGTCGTTGAAGTATCCAGATCTCGTCCGGGATTGGGCGTTCTCACGAAGAGGTCGTCGGCTACTCATCAAGGACCTGTCACCCTCACCTCTCAACTGT gTAGTGCTTCCGCAGATGGAAAGGTGCAATTGCAGATAATCTGTCAGCCCGAGCAGCAGCATCGGGCTCGTTACCAAACCGAAGGCTCTCGAGGAGCAGTGAAAGATCGAACCGGGAACGGGTTTCCCATCGTTCGTCTGGTCGGTTATGACAAACCGACCACTCTTCAAGTTTTCATCGGTACAGATCTGGGTCGTGTCGCACCTCACATGTTCTATCAAGCTTGTCGAGTAAGCGGTAAAAACTCGACGCCATGCATCGAGCGTAAAATCGACGGTACCATCGTGATCGAGGTGGACATGGATCCGACGAAGGATATGATGGTCACTTGCGATTGCGTCGGTATCTTGAAGGAACGTAACGTGGACGTAGAGCACAGATTTCCACAGGAAGCCGGTGTGCTACAGGGTCGCAGTAAAAAAAAGTCGACCCGTTGTCGCATGGTTTTCCGCACGACCATCGCTCATCCCGATGGCAGTACGGAGACTTTGCAAGTCTGTTCTCAACCAATAGTTTGTA CTCAACCACCTGGTATACCGGAGATCTGTAAAAAGTCGCTCACCTCCTGTCCGTGCACCGGTGGATTAGAACTGTTCATACTTGGAAAGAACTTTCTGAAGGATACTCGTGTAGTGTTTCAATTAGACAATGACGATCTGTCGAGTAGTTTAGAACCGCACTGGGAGTGCGCCGTTTTGCCCGACAAGGAATTCTTGCAGCAAACGCATCTGGTATGCGTGGTGCCTGCATACAGGCGACAAGATCTTGCGCCTTCGGAAACGGTCAGCGTTAAACTGTACGCCGTGTCGTCCGGCAAAACTAGCGAGCCTCACACGTTTCTTTACACCGCCGCTTCTGCACCGCCAGAGCCGTCGGTGGGCAAGATAGAACCCATCACGCCGCCATTGGCCAACACAAACGGTGATACCGCGCTGGCAACGTCCCCTGCAGCAGCCGTATCTCTCACCACGGGTGTATCGTCGAACA CTCTGATCACGCAAGCAGCCGCGGGAACGCCGAACTTCTTGACAACGATACAGCCACAACAATCAGCCTCCCAAACGACGGAGGCTCTGAAGAGCGACCCCAGTCCTCCGCCAGTTACGGCATCGTCTCAGGTGACACCAGTTCTGATGTGGGCTGCTCAAAgtccaaattgccaaaattcgCCGCCTGACGTGATGATGCCGCCTCCAGCCATGGTAGCGAATCCCCTTCTAAACCGCAGGTCGTCTTCGAATCTTCAATTAATCCTGCCCGATAATTTGAAGACCGAGGTACTAGATGAGAACAGCGAAAACAGTATGATTAGCGAGAACAGTATGCAGAGTATACCTACACCTACTGCGAACGGCTCGACGGGTACGAGCCCGTTGCAGCAGCTCGTTAACGAAAACTCCAGAGACACGCCTCAAACGAACATGATCAGATCGGTGCCGGTTGCGGCAAACAGTTCACCCGTACAGGAGGCAGTAAATCTGCTCGGCGTAGTCGATTTGATGCGGAATCAACACCCATTATCGATGGTGTCCACGCACCAGAACACCTTCGGAGGTATGCACGACTCGTCTCAAGTCAAAGTTCTAAGTCCTCATCATATCAACAAAGACACTAATTCGATGTTGCCGACAGAAGGCAGCCCTAACGGAACTCTTCAGGGTGGCGGTGTCGTAGATCTCCGCATGAAACACCACCAGTCGGAATTCGGCACTCTATCGAATTTCACCGGTCCACCGAATGGACAGTTACCTGCACAGAGTGGACATAGCGTAGAAAAATACCTGAACCACATCGAGTCCAACGTGAAAGAGGCTGAAAGCCAGGAGAATGGTTTCGTGGGTGCCATACAGCAACGAGCTTCCATAATCGCTACGGGACGACAACCTCAACAAGCACAAGCTTCCAACATTTTAGCGGCTCCCACTCAAGGTGTGAAGCTGGATACCCTCGTTAATTCAGGGACGGAATCTCATCAGTTGGTGTCACCGCTTCGCACCGTCAACCCCAACAGTAGCGCCATGATGAGTCATGTGTCCGCGGTAACCGACCACGAGACGATCACGAGTCCCCAACAGAGCAGAAATAGCCCGCCGATTCCCGTGAAAACGATGCTCCTCGAAGCGTTGATGCCTCCTCAAAGCGTTCAACCTTTGACAGGGAGTAGCGGCACCACCGTGTCCTCTCCGGCTTCTGTTGTCCAAGAGCCGACCAACGGCGACAGCTTACTCACGACTATTAACGCTGCTCTATTGCCCTCAATGCAGGAGCCAGTCGTGACTACGAACGGTACGTCGAATCCTAGTGTTACTGTACCGAACCATAATCAGATGCAAGTTACGGACGAGACTATGTCGACAGCAGCGGAGCATATTCCGCAAATTCAGGGTCTTATTCAGCAAGAAGTTGTAGCGATGCAGCAGGCGCAGCAAGTGGAGCAAGTGGTGGCGCAGGCACAGCAGCAAGTCGAACAGGTTGTCGCTCAGGCGCAACAGCAGGCTGTCCAGGCCGTGCAGCAGGCGCAGCAACAGGTTGTCCAGCACGTAGTGCAGCACGCGCAAGTTGTCCAGCAGGCTGTACAGCAAGTGCAAGCGGTGCAGCAGGTTCAGGCTGTGCCAGCCGTTCAGCAAGCGGTGCAACAGGCTACGCAGGAAGTGGTCCAGCAGGCAGTGCAGCAGGCGACCCAAGAAGTGGTGCAGCAGGTGCAAGCGGTGCAGCAAGCGGTGCAACAAGCGCAGGCAGCTCAGGCGATGCAACAAGCGGTGCAGCAAGATATAGGGTCCATGTTGAATCAACCGGCGGGTTTCGTAGCCGAAGCCAGCTCCGCCCTCGCAAGCGGAGCGGCGCAGGAACCGTCGCAACAGAGATTGACTACTGCTGCGGAGCAGGCGATTAATAACGTAATCACTAACGCTACTCAGGACATCATTAACAATCGACCAATCACCACGACAACCGCCCATGCCATCATCGCAACGAAAAATATATTGAACAGTGTAGCTACTCAGAGCGCGCAGCTTATGAACAGCGCTATGGAGGGCATCCTACCGAAATCTCCGCCGGGTCAGAATAATATCGTCGAACAAGTCGCGAGCAAGTCACCGCCCGTTGCCTTACCCGTCACGCCCAACAGGCAAAACGTGAACCCACCCATTACTAATACGGCTAACAGTTCTACCGGAACGACGGTCAGAAAACAAGAAGATGGGATGTTGCCCCAAGAGCTTACATCGATGTCAGAACATGATCTGTTGAGCTACATAAATCCAAGCTGTTTCGATCCTCAGAATGGATTTCTTATGTAG